The sequence TGACTATTTATTGGTTGGGAATTCTTCTGCTTTAATCATGCTCATGAACAGTTCTCCACTGCAACGATTTTTGGATTGTGCACACAATGGTTTTCTACTTCAGCTCACTCCTAATTTATCAACAACACCTTCTGGTATGATACCCACTGAAGTTTCAGAATTACTTTTCCGTTATTCAGATATTTTTGAGCCTCCATCATCCTTACCTCCTTCTAGAGATCATGATCATCGCATATCTTTACTTCCTAACACTGCACCAGTTAATGTTAGACCGTATAAATATCCACACTTTCAAAAAGCTGAAATTGAGAAAATTGTGTCTGAACTTAAGCAAGCAGGGTTCATTCGTCAAAGCTCTAACCCTTATTCTTCTCCTGTGTTATTGGTTCAAAAGAAAGATAATAGTTGGCGTATATATGTTGATTATCGAGCACTTAACAAAGTTACTGTGAATGATAGATTTCTAATTCCAGTAGTGGATGAATTGATTGATGAAATGAATGGAGCTATAATTTTTTCAAAGGTAGATATGCGATTTGGCTTTCATCAAATTAGATTGTTTGATGCAGATATTCATAAGACAGCTTTTATAATGCATGATGGTCATTATGAATTCTTAGTAATGCCTTTTGGATTATCTAATGCACCTGCAACATTTCAGAGTTTGATGAATGATGTGTTTCGACCTTATCTTCGAAAATTCGTTTTGGTGTTTTTCGATGACATATTGATTTACAGTAAATCTTTGGCTGAACATCTTAAGCATCTGAAGATTGTATTTGAGTTACTACGAACAGACAAGTTATTTTTGAAGAAATATAAGTGTGACTTTGCAAAGACATCCATTGGTTATCTTGGCCATACTGTCTCGGCTGAAGGTGTTGCTGTGGAAGAAGATAAGATTTCAACCATTAAGAACTGGCCAATTCCTTCTACAATTAAAGACCTTAGAGGCTTCTTGGGTTTGGCATGTTATTATCGCGAATTTGTGAGAGATTATGGAAAAATATGTGTTCCATTAACTAAGTTATTAAAACAAGATGCTTTCAAATGGCCTGAGCAAGCTACATATGCATTTAATCAACTCAAATTTGCCTTAACAAGCACTCCAGTTTTGGCGCTACCAGATTTTACAAAGGAGTTTTGTTTAGAATGTGATGCTTCTGGTAATGGGTTGGGTGCAGTTTTAATGCAGTCTAACAAACCTATTGCATATTTCAGCAAACCACTATCTGGTAAGAATTTGAATCTATCTGTATATGATAAGGAAATGCTTGCTATTGTCTCTGCAGTAAACAAATGTAGTCCTTATTTGCTTGGAAGACACTTTAAAATCTACACAGATCACAGAAGTCTTAAATACTTTCTTGAGCAAATATTGTCTTCTTTAGAACAACAAAAATGGTTGTCCAAATTGTTGGGTTATGATTATGAGATCGTATATAAGTGTGGAACTGCAAATAGAGTTGTATATGCTTTATCAAGATTGGCTAATCCTCAACTTTTGGCCATTACTACTCCCATTTTTTCTGGAATCAATGGAATTGTCCAAGAATGCCATGCAGATGCCGTCTTAGGTACTCTTATTCAAAATTTGTGCCAAGACTCAAGCTATAAGCGTAATTACTCTTATGTTGATGGAGTTTTATGATTTAAAGGTCGTATTGTTGTGGTATCTACTTCTGAGTGGTGCAACAAACTACTTTATGAGTTCCATTCAACTCCATTAGGTGGACATTCTGGTTATTTGAGAACCTATAAACGTCTCCGGCAAAACTTCTAGTGGAAGGGTATGAAGACTTCAGTCAAGTTATTTATACAACATTGTGATGTCTGCCAACGCAATAAATATGAAGCTTCAGCTCCTCCTGGATTACTTCAACCATTATCTATCCCTACTGATGTATGGATTGATATTTCAATGGACTTTATTGATGGTTTTCCATTATCTAACAGGAATAACTCTATACTGGTGGTTGTGGATCATCTATCCAAGTATGCTCACTTCATAGCATTATCACACCCTTATTATGCTTCTACCATTGCTGATGTCTTTATTCGAGAAATTGTTCGTCTTCATGGAATGCCTAAAACAATAACTAGTGATCGAGATCCTATCTTCATGAGTCAATTTTGGGAAGCATTCTTTTCTCAGCAAGATACTCAACTTTGTCGAAGTTCAGCATATCATCCTCAAACGGATGGTCAAACTGAGGTAACAAACAGAACTTTAGAATTTTATTTACATTGCTTTACTGGAATCAGGAAAACAGATTGGTTCAAATGGCTTACATgggctgaatggtggtataaAACCAGTTATCATTCATCTATTAAGATGACTCCTTATCAAGATTTGTATTGTCGAGCTCCACCAACAATTTCAACTTATCTCCCTGGAACAACTCTTGTGCATGTTGTGGATGAGTTATTAAGAGCTAGAGATTATATTCTGAGAATTCTTCACTCTAATGTACATGATGCTCAAGCTAGGATGAAAACGTATGCCGAAATTCATAGAACTGAACGTTATTTTGCTGTCAATGATTGGGTTTTCCTTCGTATTCAACCATATCGTCAGACAACAGGTCGAGATAAGACTTTTTCTAAACTATCCCCAAAATTCTATGGACCATTTCATATTGTTGAGAAAATTGATCCGGTGGCATATAgattagatttaccagaaacaaGTCGCATACATCCAGTATTCTATGTTTCTCAGTTAAAATTGAAACTTGGCTCTTCAACTGTTGTCAATACTGTTCTTCCCATTACTGTGGACTATGAGAAATGGGAACCTGAGAAGATATTGGATCGTAAGATGTTCAAAAAAGGTGATATTGCTGGAACTAGATGGCTCATTAAGTGGAAGGATCGCTCTAATGATGAAGCCACTTGGGAAGATGCAAATGTGTTTCTTGAGAGATTTCCAGAATTCCAGACTTGAGGACAAGTCGTGTTTCAGGCGGGATGGGATGTTGCAGCACCAACACTACATCTTCTCTATTTCCTTAATTAgtatttcctagtttagttatttatTTCCTACAACAAACAGTTTCCTTTAATTCATCTAGTTTGGTTAACAAGTCATGCAGTTTCCTTAATTGTTGTAACTTTGTTAGATATAAATATGTGCTATCTTGTTTACGAACGATTATCAATCAATCAAAACAacttaagtttatttattttcttcttttcttttaacttggtggCTTATCTCCAACTCAAAGGATCAAAGCTTGTGTTCTTAGGTTTATttagttcagaaccctaatattttaGTATTACGTAGAAACCCCTACCTCAAACGCATAAATCCAGTTTGACGTTTGTATTATTGACAAGGAAAATCATGATGAACTCCAGGCTATACGTCATACGAACCGAAACAACTATACTACTTGATcttccaattttatgtatttagcGGAGAAAACTGATAGCAAACAGAGCTTTAATCTACACTGGTGGTTTAGATTTCATGTTCACAAGCGAACGAAAAAAAACAAGAAGGAAAGGTAAGTTTTCTAGGTTTTAGTTTATGTATACAACCAAAACATCTATGTATACACGTTTAGGGAGAAAATGTTAATGGGTTAGAAGTCCAAATCCCAGACGTGAGAAAGAGCCTAGGTACTCGGTTTGACCAAAAGTCAAGTCAACTAAACAAAGAAATATTAAAAACATATTTTCCTAATATGGATTtgattaggttttatttttattcttcttctttttacccaTTTAAAATATTTCTTAGAAATTACCACATAAAATGTATGTACTCATTTTCTGGAGAATCGGTTATGGCGGAAGCTCATTTTAAATAGACGGATTATGACAGTCgttatagactctagcctactacaagttaacttcggacttgaatgtagttgagccctaaccaatctcacactgattaaggtacaatcgcgttccttatgcctctgaatcccagcaggactccacgcacttgattcccttagctgatctcacccacaactaagagttgctacgacccaaagtcgaagacttgataaacaaatctgtctcccacagaaaagtatatattctgattgataaatctgtctcccacagaaatacctactaagttattgttccatcttttgataaatagaggtgaacatgaaccaattgataatccagtcttatattcccgaagaacaacctagaaatatcaatcacctcagaataacttaactatatagtagtagaacaagttattgtggaatcacaaagaatgatacgaagagctttgtgattactttttatattttacctatcggagataaatctcgagcaaatcttagagaaaatagtactcGATACTATATAACAAGTaacatcagaacacgcaactacagagaaaatagttgggtctggcttcagaatcccaatgaagtcttcaagtcgtcaacatataatgattttaggaaaaacctaggttaaaggagaatcgactctagtcgcaactagtatcacacaggaggtgtgggaattaggtttcccagttgctagagttctccctttatAGTCTTCCAATcaaggtttgataactttggaacaaagcaatcaatattcaccgttagatgaaacctgattcaagattcaagctaatatgttcCCACCatttgatcgaacttagcttgttacacacaaatgaaaagtgacttcatttagatatgggtaaccgtacctaaacatgtatattgagttggctcaataacagttaacaaagttatccatatgaacacttttgtcttaaccatgttcatcttaacacttctagatcaaatgataatcaaatgaatctaattgtgttactcatagagttcttcaattgtttatattctcgtagaagtatacaagacacaattgaagcaaaatcggattgattcaaaagaatcagttcatgaacattttagccatggtttgcaaagattacattccttaatatatagatgcatttgttcatgagtatgaaatcatacttaaccgatattagaactttaaccacataagtttgcaaacgggtacgcaaacttaagttccggacttaaTCGTTTccaacagttcgcaaacgggtatgcatactgtcgttccagaccgCATTCAGGTGAAAAAGTTTGCAAACGGGgacgcaaacttagttcccggattTTCACAGTAAAAaccgtttgcatacgggtatgcatacttggttcccggacctgaatcattcttacaacagtttgcatacgagtatgcataatgtgttatatccagacaataattaattgttctaaacttccatttcaatcattgaaacattcttagaagacgaaaatagttgtctcatacaaactattagcttataagcaattttcaagtcatcgaatgatcaatacgaaacatttcgagtctacatgaaatgtctatctcacacaaatcatgtaagatgttacaaggtgattttcacatgatcatcttttgaatttcgtcaagaataatgatgaacgtagttaaagcaaaaatctttccaacacatttCGAAAAAGATATAAGCGAATTAAACTCCGCTCgatatatcaaatgtgtataatgttaaagtctatatagctatacgacttagtctcaataggagatagaatagaatagacttctgagtgatagatgagttcaagtctccatataccttttgttgatgaagttcctccaagcgcccctcagtagatattcgtctttaatcgatgaacgtcgtgaattcaaaagctcaactacacattctatcctaatccgagacatatctataagtagagtagaaatcaagacttatacttttgacaactaaacttgacaaaaaagcttgagatggcaacgcttgcgagttcgaccgagcagtgctctaacaataagtatCCCTAATTTCTAGTTAAATTTTCTAACATTACACTTTCTCATCATATCCACATAATTTCTTATTCTCAACCATCCACATTTTTTCCGTAACTTGATCacaaaataaaattcatcattAAACATTTCAGGAAGCCAAGATGATTTTGGAAAAATTATTCCAAGCTCAGGTGAAGCACATAAGTAGAAAATACAACTCAGCAGTGGAACACATTGCAAAAGAAGCAAGGATAAAAAATCTCCAACATATATCTACACAGTTCTAGCAAAGAGTTTAAAACTCTTTCAAACATCTGGCATTACTTCCAATGTATTTGATAAAAATGAAATTATAAACTAATTGTACTATATTTTCTAGTTAATAAATTACTACCTTTCCATAAAAAAAATCACTAAACATCTCATACCGACGAACATGATCAACCCCATAACCATTTTCAGGACCATACCCAATTTCATATCCATATCCATATACCTTTGTCTTGGACTAGCATGAAGGTGTTCATATGTTTTAGCATCTCCTCCATCTTGtcacttccaccaccaccattttcTTTCATCTCATCACCATCTTTCTGTTCCCCGACATTGCCTTCCTTCGCCGAACAATATGAACATCTCTTTTGAGTGTTTGTTTCAAAGAAGTTGTGAGTTCTGTAACATCCATTGTTCGTTTCACTTTTACTAAATTGTTGTCCTTATCAACGCGGAATGAATCCCTATCAATTCCTCCATACGTCGTCATAAACTTCTCAATTTCGTTAATACAATCCGCACAATGTAAATCAATCTTTAGAATAACAGTACTCATCACTTGAGGCGCCTGCTTTTTGACAACTTTCTTCTCCTTGGGTTTTTCCTTTTCTGGTTTCTTAGGAAGAGGGGAAATAAGTTCaactttgtttttagtttttaacgCAATATATTCTCTTAGTTTTACTGGATCAACTCTTTTTCCTATCACAATTATCTCGTTTGTTGCACTATCTCTTTGAGTTTTCTCAACACCTTTAAAACTTTGAATGGATTTAATAACTTCATTAATACAACCATTACATTGGCAACGCATACTAACGTTCAAAACTATAGCCACCATTTGTACTCCATCATCTTCTTGTTTCTCATTCTCGCCCTTGACGATCTTTTCACCTTTATCTGGTAGTTTCCTccttatttttcttctcttctttttgatGTATATAGGAATTTTTAAGAGTGCCAACAAATTTCGAACTCAAAGAATAGATACCAACACCAACCAATTTTATATATCTTATCCCCTTTTTAAGTCTTCTCGTAAGAGTTTTGGAAAAAATACCAAGATTTTCTGGACGAAACATGCTAGAGAGGCCTCTGCCCTGCATTTTTCTTCCCATAGTTTTGGGAAATTCTCGAATGTTTTTTGCACGAAACATGATAGAGAGGCATCTGCCCCGcatttttcttccttttcttttgatAGTTTCAGAAAATTCTCGCATTTTTTTGGGCACGAAACAAAGAGATTTTCACCCAATTTCCTAAGCTCACTTTTCTCTTGCTTCTGACCTAAGCTCAAAAAATCTTTCCTTCCAGTTTGGTCCGAATTTGATACTTATATATACGTGTATCCCCTCCCGAACTGAGTAcaaatctgttcacactcctctaacgagtgtatatttcacatattcttctgattagttgattatttaactgatgaccccattaccctccatgtttagaatcacggCCCTCattacataactccctaaattaaatcaagggtagagattgaaatgtgaaatatacactcgttaaagagtgtgcacgaattcgcactcacccgaacttctaaaaataaaaatatccccTCCCAACTTCTGAAATAAAATTGCCACCTAGCATCTGTGTAAACTCAATCGgggaacttctaaaaataaagaAGGTACAAGTGCCAATAGGTGCCTTTAATTGACAGTTGCGGGTGCCTTTAGAAACTTTACTTCCTTGGAGTTACTACCTAAAGAACATGGGAGGTGCTTCTGTGAAAGGAGTAGTACTGAAACAATAACAATCAACTCTCATGGCAAAGCttagcaaaaaacaaaaaaaaaactctcat comes from Papaver somniferum cultivar HN1 chromosome 7, ASM357369v1, whole genome shotgun sequence and encodes:
- the LOC113295041 gene encoding uncharacterized protein LOC113295041; its protein translation is MTIIEEVQNLKTSQEALTKSVDDFMHAMAESHDDLEGLDTLFTRLQTSNTKNMVALMDDNRRAMATMMQANKQDITSLGDTIARSMTQLLLARFPINTTPPGFNTNTNGNIGTTGLNNGSLFDNNSGIRAASINLKFPTFDGTDPAGWIFQSDQYFRLHNIAEALKIPLATAHFTGEANAWYKWIQGKLTDPFWLHFCSRICDRFADRKFANPRMALSSMSQKGSVRDHISEFEEILNFVTDFPEDYIVDLFIKSLKPEIRSMVEVLEPQTLFVAFKKALKQEDVLIQTSSSYKTARPNPFRQALNAQQFRKSAIPPGAKRLSLEEQREKRDKGLCFNCDQLYVPGHLCAKPRLLIMDMAPNNDDNSNDYYEEEVMDDTTINTADVNKESEISLHSLMGSSFPKTMRLTGYIKGEPLTVLIDSGSTHNFLHPYIATKHGFSTKPSGTALNVMVVLGVQWLQTLGEHMKFHLHNTDYLLVGNSSALIMLMNSSPLQRFLDCAHNGFLLQLTPNLSTTPSGMIPTEVSELLFRYSDIFEPPSSLPPSRDHDHRISLLPNTAPVNVRPYKYPHFQKAEIEKIVSELKQAGFIRQSSNPYSSPVLLVQKKDNSWRIYVDYRALNKVTVNDRFLIPVVDELIDEMNGAIIFSKVDMRFGFHQIRLFDADIHKTAFIMHDGHYEFLVMPFGLSNAPATFQSLMNDVFRPYLRKFVLVFFDDILIYSKSLAEHLKHLKIVFELLRTDKLFLKKYKCDFAKTSIGYLGHTVSAEGVAVEEDKISTIKNWPIPSTIKDLRGFLGLACYYREFVRDYGKICVPLTKLLKQDAFKWPEQATYAFNQLKFALTSTPVLALPDFTKEFCLECDASGNGLGAVLMQSNKPIAYFSKPLSGKNLNLSVYDKEMLAIVSAVNKCSPYLLGRHFKIYTDHRSLKYFLEQILSSLEQQKWLSKLLGYDYEIVYKCGTANRVVYALSRLANPQLLAITTPIFSGINGIVQECHADAVLGRIVVVSTSEWCNKLLYEFHSTPLGGHSASAPPGLLQPLSIPTDVWIDISMDFIDGFPLSNRNNSILVVVDHLSKYAHFIALSHPYYASTIADVFIREIVRLHGMPKTITSDRDPIFMSQFWEAFFSQQDTQLCRSSAYHPQTDGQTEVTNRTLEFYLHCFTGIRKTDWFKWLTWAEWWYKTSYHSSIKMTPYQDLYCRAPPTISTYLPGTTLVHVVDELLRARDYILRILHSNVHDAQARMKTYAEIHRTERYFAVNDWVFLRIQPYRQTTGRDKTFSKLSPKFYGPFHIVEKIDPVAYRLDLPETSRIHPVFYVSQLKLKLGSSTVVNTVLPITVDYEKWEPEKILDRKMFKKGDIAGTRWLIKWKDRSNDEATWEDANVFLERFPEFQT
- the LOC113295042 gene encoding heavy metal-associated isoprenylated plant protein 3-like translates to MVAIVLNVSMRCQCNGCINEVIKSIQSFKGVEKTQRDSATNEIIVIGKRVDPVKLREYIALKTKNKVELISPLPKKPEKEKPKEKKVVKKQAPQVMSTVILKIDLHCADCINEIEKFMTTYGGIDRDSFRVDKDNNLVKVKRTMDVTELTTSLKQTLKRDVHIVRRRKAMSGNRKMVMR